The bacterium genome segment GATCGCGAGACCGGGCCAACCCCTGAAACTGTCGCTTGCGGGTATTGAATTCTGGACGCTGCTCATCGCATTGCTCATGCTCGCTTATGTCCTGGAAGCCCTCATTGGTTTCCGGGCCAACGCGCAGCGCCAGAAGGAACGCAGTGAGGGAGGAGCGTGATGAAATTTCTCTTCCAGTTGTTGGGGATTCACGGAGAGGGGGCCATTGCCAAGGTCACCGACTGGAGTTTCTATGCCGGCGCTTCGGTCCCGACCTGGCTGCTCATTCTCCTGGGCGTGGTGGGCCTTGCGGCGGCCGCGCTCAATTTCCTGCCGCAGAATACGATGCCGTTGCGTAACCGCCTTTTGCTCGCCGCCCTGCGACTGGGTGGGTTCGGCCTGGCTTTGCTCATGCTCATCCAACTTGAGTTGAGATTCGCCATCGACTGGAAACAACCGCCGCGCGTGGCGCTGTTGGCGGATGCCTCCCAGAGCATGGACTTGCAGGATGCGGGTGGCCATACCCGGCGCGAGGCCGCGCAGGATCTCGCCAGCCGCCTGGTCCGCGATCTTGGGGATAGGGTGAGCCTGAGCCGTTATGCCTTTGCCTGGCATGTGGAACCCGGTGACGGGGCCAAACCCATGGCGGGAGCCACGGGACTCACCCGTGCCCTGGGTGATACGCTGCGCCTTGAGGACAATCTTGATGCCGTGATCCTCCTGACCGATGGTAACGATACGGGTGGTGACCGCGGAACGCTCGTGGTGCCCCTGCTGGCTTCGCGGGGTGTGCCGGTCTATCCGGTTGTTTTCGGTAGTCCGGAACCTCCTGCCCGGGCTGAGGTGCGCATCGCTTCCGCCGCTCCCTATGTGCGGCTGGGGGATGAGACCGTGGTCGGGGCTGTCCTGACGGCCAGTGGACTCGAGGAGCAGGTGGTGCGCGTTTCCCTCTACGACAAGGGGTTGTCCGAGCCACTCGCGGTGAAGGAAAATATCCGGTTGGGGAAGACGCCTGTCGCGGTGCGCTTCGTCGTCAAGCCGAACCGGGTAGGGGAACATGTCTACCGTATCGTCCTGGATGGTGTGCATGGGGGGACCACAGCACATCGGTTGGCGGCCGAGCACCGGCTCGATGTGGTGGATGCCCGGATCCGGGTTCTCTATATCGACATCCCCCGTGATGAGCGCAAGATGCTTGGACACTGGCTGGCACGCGACCCGGTCGTGGATCTGGCGACCATCACCATGCTACCAAAAAGCGGTTGGTACGGGCAGGGCGCATTGCGGCACAAAGACATCGGAGACGGCCTGCCGGGGCAGGAATCTGATCTCTACCAATACGATGTTTTGATTCTGGGTGATATTCCGCGTTCCTATTTCCGGCAGGGAGGCGATCTCGCCGAGACCAAACTCCGCTGGCTCTGCGAATTCGTGGCCCGGCGCGGCGGCGGACTTGTCACCCTGGGCGGTTACTCAGCCTATGCGGCCGGTGGCTATCAGGATTCGCCGCTTGCGTCGATTCTTCCCTTCGAGATCGCCGTCCCGGGCGACCCGCAGGTGGCCAAGGAGTTTCCCCTGCTGCCGACAGCCATGGGGCAGGTCCATCCGATCATGCAATTGGAGGTCGATGCCGAGGCGAACCGTGAATTCTGGTCCGACCTTCCTTCTTTGGAAGGGTGTAACCGGGTAGGAGCGGTGAAGCCGGGAGCCAGCCTGCTTGCCGTTCGCCAGCTCCCGGAGGGGGCCATGCCTGTCATCGCCGTTCAGGATGTGGGTAAGGGCAAGGTACTTTCACTCGCCGCCGACACCACCTGGCGCTGGGAAATGATGCGCGAACCCGAAGCTCCCGACGGCTTCCGTCGCTTCTGGGGCAACTCCTTACGTTTCCTTGCCCCCGATCCACGCCGGCAACCCGGCCGCCCTGAAATCCAGCGTTCCCGGTCTGATCCGGCCGTTGGCGAGACCCTGACGCTCTCCACGCGCTTAATCGACAAGCTTTACCAGCCGGTGCGGGGTGCCGACCTGGTGGTCACCGTGACGAGTCCGTCCGGCACTCAGGTCGTCTACTATCCGCGTGACAGTCGCAGCCGGCCCGGGCTCTATGAATACGAGGTGCCCCTCACCGAGCCGGGCAGTTGGACCGTCACGGCCTCAAACCGGATCGAGGTCACAGTCTCCAGTTTCCAAGCTGGGAATAGCGAGGAAGAACTTGATGATCCGCGGGCGCGTCCCGAACGGATGGCCGAGCTGGCGGCGGCGACCGGCGGCCATGCCTTCGCGCCGGACCAGGGTGACGCTCTCATGAAATCGATTTGTGCGCGGTCGAAGACGGTTAGCCGAACCCACGTCGTTGCGCTCTGGAACCTGCCTCTGACCTTGTTCCTGTTTTTTATCCTGGTGTGTGTGGACTGTCTGGTGCGCAAGCGGCGAGGAATGGCGTAATGAAGGAAGCATTCGACAATCTGACTCAGGCCCTGCGTGGTTTCGGCCGGTTCCGCAACCGCTGGGCTTTGCTGGAGGGCTTGGGACGGTTCATGCTGGCCGGGCCGGGCATGCTCCTGATTTGGGTGCTCCTTGACTCGGCGTTGCTGCTACCGTCCTGGCCACTGTTTCTTCTTTTCCTGTCCGCCGTCGGGGTGGGGGCCTTTGCGGCGGTCCGTTGGCTGCTGCCGCCCGTCTTCCGGCGTATCCGGCTTGACCGCGAAGCCCTCGAGATCGAGGCGCGTCACGGCCAGTTGGATAACCTGATCATTGGCGCGCACCAGTTGGGTGAAGAAACCTTGAGTGGAAAGGCTGGGTCCCGTCATTCGCCCGTGCTGGTGGCTGCGCTTGTGGCGAGGGCCACTGCGGAGCTTCATAAGAACGATCCCGCGCTCTTGATTGATCTGCGCCGTCCTCGAAAAATCCTGTTTGCTGCGATGGTTCCTGTTGTTGTGGCCTTGATCCTCGCAATCGCGGCTCCGCGCCTGATGAGCGATCGGGTGGTCCGGTTGCGCGAGGCGTGGCTCGCGGTGCTTGATACTCTTTTCCCCGTTACCCTTACCATCGAGCCGGGCAATGTGACGGCGGTCCGGGGCGATCCTGTGACCCTCAAGGTGCATGCCCGGGGTGCCCGCCGAACCGCCATTGATCTTCGGATGAAGGAAGCCGATACCGGCCGGGAGACGCACCAGCCCCTTACTTTGGTTGAGGGTTCAGCGGCGTATACTATCGGGCAGACCGACAAATCCTTTACCTACGATTTTGCTTATGCCGGACGCCGCAGTCCGTTCGGGACTATTCTCGTAGGTGAACGGCCGCAGCTTTCCGCGATCAGTTACGAGCTGGTTTATCCTGCTTATGTGGGACAGCCGCCGCGTACCCTTTCCGGTCGCATCCCCAGGATCCAGGCGTTGGCCGGCACCAGTATTCTCGTCAGCTTCTCATCCACCACCGAGCTCCACCCGGATTTCAGTTATGTTGAGTGGACGGGTGGCGAAAAGCAGGCGATCACGGTCAGTGGCCGCTTTGGGCACTTCTCGTTCACGGTGGACCAACCTTGTCGCGCCTCGATCCGGCTCACTGGCCGCCATGGGCGGGGCTTTGAGATGACCGAGCCGGTCAATCTAGAGATCGTGGTAGACAAGGATCTGGTTCCGACCATCCAGGTGGGAATCCGAAAGGACAAGCTCGTCATGCTGGCCGAGGAGGCCACGGCCTTCGCTGTGCCCTATACAGCCGAGGACGATTTCGGGGTGACCGAGGTGTCGCTCGCTTACCGCATTGATACGATTGACGCGATGCTGGGGCGTGAGCCAAGGCAGGGGTCGACCTCACGCCTCGTGGAGCCGGTGTCCGAGCGGGTGAATGGCCGGTTTACCGAGGCTTTCAAGGCACTTAATCCAGGGCTGCTGCCGGGCGACCGGATCCGTGTCGAACTCTCGGCGCGCGACAACAATACCGAGACCGGGCCCGGGGTGGGGCGATCCCGCTCCCTCCAGATCGTGGTTGTCCGGCCCGATCTGGCCCAATTCACGGAGAAGAGCTTCGGGTTCCAACAGACCGAACTTCTGGCCGGGCTGAAGAAAGTGAAACGGGCCACGAATCTGCTGGTGGAGCCGGAGCGGGCCGTCCGTGCAGAGAAAGCGCAGGCGATTGACAAGCAGAAGCTGGAGGCACGGCTTAATTCGGAGAGTTGGCCCAGTGGTGCCGAGGATGCGGTTGGCGATTACTTCCGCCTGATTTCCGGAGGAAAATAATGAATACCCCCAGCAAGATTTTCTGTCTACTGTCTACTGTCTACTGCCTGTTGTCCCTGCCTTCCCCGGCCAGCGAATCCTGGGCGGCGCGCGCCAGCCAGATGAACCGCCGCGAGATCACTGCCGACAGTGCCAAGACCCGGGAGGCGGGGCGGGAAGAGGATCGGCGCAATAAGATTTCCATGCCGCGGATCCGGCCTGCCATGGCCGGGTTTGACTGGGATGCCGATCCGACGGCCATTCCCTATGTGCATTACCAGATCAACAAGCGTACCGAATTGCCGGTTTACGTTTTCAACGACGGACTGGATCTTGCCAGTCCGGACCTCTTCCGCTACACGATCGTCTATCTCACTTCCCATGGGCGTTGGTCGTTGACCGAGAAGGAAACCGAGAATCTTTCGCTCTGGCTTAAACGGGGGGGAACCCTCATCCTTGACGATTGCTACAACCGCGGCAGCGCTTTTGCCGAATCCGTTCGTCCGGAAGTCGGCAAGCTGATTCCCGGCGCTGAACCGATTTTGCTGCTCAAGGAAGACCCGCGTGTGGCCGATGTTTTCAAGATGGTCTATCCCAGTCCCTGGCCCGGGGAGGCTGCCTTTTTCGAGAATCGGCCCTGGCAGTATGTTTTATTGGATGGGCGGCCAGCCGTGCTCTTCAGCCCGAACGATGACGGATGCGGGTGGGAAATTTCGACGCCGCCTACAGCCTCCAACCCGTTGGGTGAAGGAATCGGGCATGGCGGTGATAATACGGTCCGGGAAATGATCTACCAATGGGCTGTCAACTGGATGCTGTTTACGTTTACGCATTGAGAGAGGAATCTGATTGCCAATGAACCGACGAATATTTTTCCTGATGATCTTGTCGGGGCTGCTGAGCTTCGGACGCGGGTCTGTGGCCGACGAAATCGAATTCCGTCTTGTGCCCTATGACCGGCCCGAGGTCACGGTGGACAGTCTCGAGGTGAATGAACCGATCCTTAACCCTGTGCAGACAGCGCGCGGGGTGGAGGTCCAGAAGGTTGGCGTCAAGGTCGTCTGTTGGGCCAGGAATATTCTGCTGGATGGCCAGCCGCTGTTCGAGCGCTACCATGAAGGCAAGTACATCGACCGTATACCCCGGGCGCGGCAGGAGCTCAAGCCGGGCCGGCATGTCCTATGGCCGGGCGATCACGTCTTCACGCTGGGAGCTGACGGAACCCTTACCTCTGAAAGTCCCGATCTGCTTGTTGCCGGGAAAATCATCCGGATCAAGGCTTATCCGGTTACCATTCGTGCCCTCCTTTCTAATCCGACAGACCCCGACTTGCCTCCCTCCATGCGCGAGGCGCCTCTGCCCGATCTGACGTTGCGGGATTCCCTCGAGATGCTTCCTGCCGGGACTGCGGATGAGGCGCATGAGGCGTGGCGTAAAAGCGGCAAGGCGCATGAATTGCTGCCGGTGTTTGAAAAATTTGCGCCCTTGACGATCTGGCTTCCCGCCCACCATGCTGGGCACGGGTATCAACTTCATCCGGTTGGCATCAGCTTTCAACTCGGAGCTGATGGTATTGCGGCGGGAGCAGGTGGGGGCTTGGCGCCGATGCCTGCGGTGCGAGTCAGCCAGTGGGAAATCGGCATTCCGCTCTACGCCTTTCCGCTCACTGGCGACCGTAATTGCTCGGTCGTGGTCACCGGCGTTGAGAAGATGCAGTGGGGGGAACACGATGCAGGCACACCCAAGTTTGCTCATTTGTATCCCCGCCGCCAGGGATACGAAGTTTGCCTGGGTATGACCGGATCCGTCATCTCCGTTGGAGGCGACCTTTCATCATTGCCTGTCAAGGCCTTGCGAGTCGATCTTCCCGATCCCACCAAGGGCATTCAGCGCGGCCTGCTCGCCGAGTTGTCGACTCGTCATTTCAAGCCGGGTGATGCGACGACAGTTCGGCTTCAGGCGATTGATTCCGGCATTCCCGCAGGGGCACGGGTGGTTACAAACGAAGCGTCCGCCACGCTGACCAACCGGTTGGATGGCGCTGCTCTTTTTGCGCGTCTTCAGGGATATGCGGCCACCAACTGGGTTGCCGTTGAGGTGCGGTCCGGGCCTGACTGCCGGGCGCAATTGGCGATCCCGCGCGTGCCTGATGGGCTTTATAAGCTTGAGCTGGGTGTACGGCCGGCTGACGAAGCGGGGCCGCCCTTGTCGGTCGAGACTTGGATTACGGTGTCCGAGCCAC includes the following:
- a CDS encoding glutamine amidotransferase; translated protein: MKFLFQLLGIHGEGAIAKVTDWSFYAGASVPTWLLILLGVVGLAAAALNFLPQNTMPLRNRLLLAALRLGGFGLALLMLIQLELRFAIDWKQPPRVALLADASQSMDLQDAGGHTRREAAQDLASRLVRDLGDRVSLSRYAFAWHVEPGDGAKPMAGATGLTRALGDTLRLEDNLDAVILLTDGNDTGGDRGTLVVPLLASRGVPVYPVVFGSPEPPARAEVRIASAAPYVRLGDETVVGAVLTASGLEEQVVRVSLYDKGLSEPLAVKENIRLGKTPVAVRFVVKPNRVGEHVYRIVLDGVHGGTTAHRLAAEHRLDVVDARIRVLYIDIPRDERKMLGHWLARDPVVDLATITMLPKSGWYGQGALRHKDIGDGLPGQESDLYQYDVLILGDIPRSYFRQGGDLAETKLRWLCEFVARRGGGLVTLGGYSAYAAGGYQDSPLASILPFEIAVPGDPQVAKEFPLLPTAMGQVHPIMQLEVDAEANREFWSDLPSLEGCNRVGAVKPGASLLAVRQLPEGAMPVIAVQDVGKGKVLSLAADTTWRWEMMREPEAPDGFRRFWGNSLRFLAPDPRRQPGRPEIQRSRSDPAVGETLTLSTRLIDKLYQPVRGADLVVTVTSPSGTQVVYYPRDSRSRPGLYEYEVPLTEPGSWTVTASNRIEVTVSSFQAGNSEEELDDPRARPERMAELAAATGGHAFAPDQGDALMKSICARSKTVSRTHVVALWNLPLTLFLFFILVCVDCLVRKRRGMA
- a CDS encoding DUF4159 domain-containing protein — translated: MNTPSKIFCLLSTVYCLLSLPSPASESWAARASQMNRREITADSAKTREAGREEDRRNKISMPRIRPAMAGFDWDADPTAIPYVHYQINKRTELPVYVFNDGLDLASPDLFRYTIVYLTSHGRWSLTEKETENLSLWLKRGGTLILDDCYNRGSAFAESVRPEVGKLIPGAEPILLLKEDPRVADVFKMVYPSPWPGEAAFFENRPWQYVLLDGRPAVLFSPNDDGCGWEISTPPTASNPLGEGIGHGGDNTVREMIYQWAVNWMLFTFTH